From one Nocardioides sp. Kera G14 genomic stretch:
- a CDS encoding response regulator transcription factor, with translation METGRKIAVIVEDDPDVRNLLRTVLTQSGFEPVLTSNGEDGVAAVKYHNPVLTTLDVSMPGMDGVAAAAAIREFSDTYIIMITAQDDEIDVVSGLNAGADEYISKPFRPRELRARISSLLRRSRGVSREDVPEPVDDGLWRRETALQQPHPEPVQPPPAVPPVAEPGWQPVAHPAPQPAPYPAPQPAPEVHQTVPAWTESPSPEPMPYTPAVAPAAGHPLATDQGLYSHRGLLLHTASGQVTVDGAGVSLSPEEFGLLKALMSSGRRVRSKADLVLSARGESYVTSYFVTEHDKRVIDQQVASLRRKLRDEGTPSRWIETVDNVGYRMTP, from the coding sequence ATGGAGACCGGACGGAAAATCGCCGTGATCGTCGAGGACGACCCCGACGTTCGCAACCTCCTTCGCACCGTCCTCACGCAGAGTGGCTTCGAGCCCGTCTTGACCTCGAACGGCGAGGACGGTGTCGCTGCGGTCAAGTACCACAACCCCGTTCTCACCACGCTCGATGTCTCGATGCCAGGCATGGACGGGGTCGCAGCAGCTGCAGCGATCCGCGAGTTCAGCGACACCTACATCATCATGATCACCGCGCAGGACGATGAGATCGATGTGGTCTCCGGCCTCAACGCCGGTGCGGACGAGTACATCTCGAAGCCCTTCCGGCCCCGCGAGCTGCGAGCGCGAATCAGCAGCCTGCTTCGCCGCTCCCGCGGCGTTTCACGGGAAGACGTGCCGGAGCCGGTCGATGACGGGCTCTGGCGGCGAGAGACAGCGCTTCAGCAGCCGCACCCTGAGCCCGTCCAGCCACCACCGGCGGTCCCACCCGTGGCTGAGCCCGGCTGGCAGCCGGTCGCCCACCCTGCACCCCAGCCCGCGCCTTACCCAGCGCCTCAGCCCGCACCCGAGGTGCATCAGACGGTGCCGGCCTGGACGGAGTCGCCCTCGCCGGAACCGATGCCCTACACCCCTGCGGTAGCGCCGGCAGCCGGTCATCCCTTGGCTACCGACCAGGGTCTCTACTCACACAGGGGACTGCTGCTGCACACGGCGAGCGGCCAGGTCACTGTGGACGGCGCCGGCGTCTCCCTCTCCCCCGAAGAGTTCGGCCTCCTGAAGGCCCTGATGTCCAGCGGTCGGCGGGTGCGGAGCAAGGCCGACCTCGTGCTGTCCGCGCGCGGCGAGTCCTACGTGACCTCGTACTTCGTCACCGAGCACGACAAGCGCGTCATCGACCAGCAGGTGGCCTCGTTGCGC
- a CDS encoding glycoside hydrolase family 6 protein, with protein sequence MVTVTPSSGDNPFASRPLYVWPEQKAGAAASALTGEEQALVQRIALTPTAIWLTPEEHPTDEVATFVRSVIAAAGTQLPVFVIYGIPARDCSGGHSSGGLDPSGYSAWVQAIGGALSGDPVVILEPDALASALACNLVEQREELLDGAIGALSSAATIYVDAGHADWVPAEQMAQMLSTIGIERTRGFSVNVSGYDGDAGERAYAETLRTALPGAHYVIDSSRNGHGATGGDWCNPADQALGESPAAVQDGTGLDAHLWIKPPGESDGTCNGGPAAGTFWPARAVALARAAGWSG encoded by the coding sequence ATGGTCACGGTCACGCCCTCCTCCGGCGACAATCCGTTCGCGTCGCGACCGCTCTACGTGTGGCCGGAACAGAAGGCCGGGGCGGCGGCATCAGCCCTGACCGGCGAAGAACAGGCGCTGGTGCAACGCATCGCCCTGACACCCACGGCGATCTGGTTGACACCGGAGGAGCATCCCACCGACGAGGTCGCGACGTTCGTACGGTCGGTCATCGCCGCGGCGGGCACGCAGCTACCGGTCTTCGTGATCTACGGGATTCCGGCGCGGGACTGTTCAGGCGGACATTCCTCCGGCGGGCTCGATCCGTCGGGATACTCCGCATGGGTTCAGGCGATCGGCGGCGCGCTCTCCGGCGACCCGGTTGTCATCCTGGAACCCGACGCCCTCGCCTCGGCGCTGGCGTGCAACCTCGTCGAACAGCGTGAAGAACTGCTCGATGGTGCCATCGGTGCCCTGTCGAGCGCAGCGACGATCTATGTCGACGCCGGGCATGCCGACTGGGTTCCGGCCGAGCAGATGGCCCAGATGCTTTCCACCATCGGCATCGAACGGACGCGTGGCTTCTCCGTCAACGTCTCGGGTTATGACGGCGACGCGGGCGAGCGCGCCTATGCAGAGACACTTCGGACTGCGCTGCCCGGCGCCCACTACGTGATCGACTCCAGTCGCAACGGTCACGGTGCCACGGGTGGCGACTGGTGTAACCCCGCCGATCAGGCCCTGGGCGAGTCGCCTGCGGCAGTCCAGGACGGCACCGGGCTCGACGCCCACCTATGGATCAAGCCCCCCGGCGAGAGCGACGGTACGTGCAACGGCGGACCAGCCGCCGGCACTTTCTGGCCCGCACGAGCCGTGGCGCTCGCTCGGGCAGCAGGATGGTCCGGCTAG